A single genomic interval of Lathyrus oleraceus cultivar Zhongwan6 chromosome 7, CAAS_Psat_ZW6_1.0, whole genome shotgun sequence harbors:
- the LOC127105715 gene encoding uncharacterized protein LOC127105715 yields MDLGRCDHLHYIQTIKGGLVTKVLNVFRRRPKLSFRSLKDIHECESLMFDNDDGKAERLCIDVVEEGIVKTEPDVLSRDADDGDAQRFHDLDDDDDGDFSILTLKQIKESCKSRKRKRSQGLDSSKIKINVEDLSTVEDYTEKQQMAEDDPDFMETLNSLKTKLSKNTKTKKKKKKWLKDLPMSSREIVLVEQSEEILDSQEFLPSSGDSDALVEGKFDCPENVCFNGPDDCSVRESRVDHPISSQEFVLVDEFEEVLDGQELSPSSGDSVALVEVNFERPESDCFDGQDYSMSSQEFVLVDKSEDIQGSQEFSPSNGDSAALVEVNHESPEDDCFNEPDTCGESKEDAEVPFEWNLQNELNYKWKDFFESIPVGMVKPSTMGNVTSNSELSSNHVTNFPAIDFEAHGNSNISDNQLDDDNDIPVSPPEVASHKNLDYTVLKVRDDSTLLDDCSEDEYTAGAEVQDKRCSTIEHGFNPDGYLVCRSDDSPEYEDKQSFDSVVEDDTGTLVSPPKMTSHKDLDCAGLELRNDNTLLDNCNKNDYSGGAEDQDKLCSTAEHDLNPDGCLIRPSGDSPEYEGKQSFVSLNDGEKRHVNEAIDELTSCDDREGSKLHCPERLLSTRKAISPTSQEKLCKAMDSIDIRHKNILKCKGVLQFNEETDKKGDVEGLITRTEATSNPNKTVVIPKTSKSSISLKAIPKIRNSSRSATHLGCSTLQNCSKSAISFSKQQMHDAESLAMRLTKELKSMKDIVDDMLRSEFCLNTSLRYKVNEARMAVKNATKAEEGAKRWLSFMSRDCNRFCKIMKLSDSSSSTPQDVVSPPQEVVRKEKKIAFADEAGGRLCQVRIYEDDEEHLSESK; encoded by the exons GGAATAGTGAAAACTGAACCTGATGTTTTGTCACGTGATGCTGATGATGGAGATGCTCAGAGATTCCATGACttggatgatgatgatgatggtgattttTCCATTTTAACACTGAAGCAAATTAAAGAAAGTTGCAAATCAAGGAAAAGGAAACGCTCACAAGGTCTTGACTCTTCTAAAATAAAAATTAATGTTGAAGATCTGTCAACTGTGGAAGACTACACAGAGAAGCAGCAAATGGCAGAAGATGATCCTGATTTCATGGAGACTCTCAATAGCTTGAAAACTAAACTATCAAAGAATACGAAGaccaagaagaagaagaagaagtggCTAAAAGACCTTCCAATGTCCTCTCGGGAGATTGTGCTAGTTGAGCAATCGGAAGAGATACTTGACAGTCAAGAGTTCTTGCCTTCTAGTGGAGATTCAGATGCTCTTGTTGAAGGTAAATTTGATTGTCCTGAAAATGTTTGTTTCAATGGGCCAGATGACTGTTCTGTTAGAGAAAGTAGAGTAGATCACCCAATTTCCTCTCAAGAGTTTGTGCTAGTTGATGAATTTGAAGAGGTACTAGATGGTCAGGAGTTATCACCCTCTAGTGGGGATTCAGTTGCTCTTGTTGAAGTAAATTTCGAGCGTCCTGAAAGTGATTGTTTTGATGGGCAAGATTACTCAATGTCCTCACAAGAGTTTGTGCTAGTTGACAAATCTGAAGATATACAAGGTAGTCAGGAGTTCTCACCCTCTAATGGGGATTCAGCTGCTCTTGTTGAAGTAAATCACGAGTCTCCTGAAGATGATTGTTTCAATGAGCCAGATACTTGTGGAGAAAGTAAAGAAGATGCAGAGGTACCTTTTGAATGGAATTTGCAAAATGAATTAAATTACAAATGGAAAGACTTTTTTGAAAGTATTCCAGTAGGAATGGTGAAGCCATCTACTATGGGTAATGTAACAAGTAATTCTGAACTAAGCAGCAATCATGTTACAAACTTTCCTGCAATAGATTTTGAAGCCCATGGTAACTCCAACATTTCTGACAATCAACTTGATGATGACAATGATATACCAGTCTCGCCACCTGAAGTAGCTAGTCATAAAAATCTTGACTATACAGTTCTGAAGGTTAGAGATGATAGTACTTTACTTGATGACTGCAGTGAAGATGAATATACAGCTGGTGCTGAAGTTCAAGATAAGCGCTGCTCCACTATTGAGCATGGATTCAATCCTGATGGATATCTGGTTTGTCGCTCGGATGATTCACCTGAATATGAAGATAAGCAATCATTTGATTCCGTTGTTGAGGATGACACTGGTACATTAGTCTCACCACCTAAAATGACCAGTCATAAAGACCTTGACTGTGCAGGTCTGGAGCTTAGAAATGATAATACTTTACTTGATAACTGCAATAAAAATGATTATTCAGGTGGTGCTGAGGATCAGGATAAGCTCTGCTCTACTGCTGAACATGACCTCAACCCCGATGGTTGTCTGATTCGTCCCTCAGGTGATTCACCCGAATACGAGGGGAAGCAATCTTTTGTTTCCTTAAATGATGGCGAGAAGAGACATGTCAATGAGGCTATTGATGAATTGACTTCTTGTGATGACCGTGAAGGGTCAAAGTTGCATTGTCCTGAAAGGCTATTATCAACCAGAAAG GCCATTTCTCCAACTTCTCAAGAAAAGCTCTGCAAAGCCATGGACTCCATTGATATTCGTCATAAAAACATTCTAA AATGCAAAGGAGTACTACAATTTAATGAGGAAACTGATAAGAAGGGGGATGTAGAAGGGCTTATCACAAGAACTGAAGCTACTAGTAACCCTAACAAAACTGTAGTTATTCCGAAGACTTCAAAAAGTAGTATCAGTCTTAAGGCTATTCCCAAGATTCGTAATTCTTCTCGCTCAGCAACTCATTTGGGGTGCAGCACTTTACAGAATTGCTCAAAGAGTGCTATTTCATTTTCAAAGCAGCAGATGCATGATGCAGAATCTCTTGCTATGAGACTCACAAAAGAGTTGAAGTCAATGAAAGACATTGTGGATGATATGTTACGATCCGAATTCTGTCTTAATACCTCTTTGAGATATAAAGTAAATGAG GCAAGAATGGCTGTCAAGAATGCCACAAAAGCTGAAGAAGGTGCAAAGAGGTGGCTGTCCTTCATGTCAAGGGATTGCAACCGTTTCTGTAAAATCATG AAATTATCTGATAGTAGCTCTTCAACTCCACAAGACGTAGTTTCACCTCCACAAGAAGTAGTGCGAAAAGAGAAAAAAATAGCTTTTGCTGATGAAGCAGGTGGAAGGCTGTGCCAGGTTAGAATCTATGAGGATGATGAGGAACATTTGTCAGAATCTAAGTGA